In Trifolium pratense cultivar HEN17-A07 linkage group LG7, ARS_RC_1.1, whole genome shotgun sequence, a genomic segment contains:
- the LOC123894522 gene encoding putative pectinesterase/pectinesterase inhibitor 24, giving the protein MSSFKAYGKVDESEHVLFEVRRKSRKRITIISLSTILLVGIVFAAVFGTIAHNNAHNDGNNDDNNDQSLSSSVKAICDVTLYKDSCESSLSPLVHSGQIRPEELFKLSIQVALNAVSEGVQYFSEHGTFDELNLNVDNRTKEALMNCKDLLDLAIDHLNNSLSYGGKSSLLDVLEDLETWLSASGTYQQTCIDGLEEAEELLKSSITTNLKNSTELTSNSLAIITWLNKAANSVNFRRLLSLSHQNEEQPNWLHHKDRKLLQKDTDLKKKADIVVAKDGSGKYKTISAALKHVPDKSDKRTVIYVKKGTYYENVRVEKTKWNVMIIGDGMNVTSVSGSLNFVDGTPTFSTATFAVFGKNFIARDIGFKNTAGPQKHQAVALMTSADQAVYYKCSIDAYQDTLYAHSNRQFYRECNIYGTVDFIFGNSATVIQNCNILPKQPMQGQQNTITAQGKTDPNMNTGISIQNCNVSPFGNLSSVKTYLGRPWKNYSTTVFMQSTLGDFISPNGWLPWVGDSAPDTIFYAEFQNVGKGSSTKNRVKWKGLKNITSKEAKKFTVKAFLSGDRWIPTSGATFKSSL; this is encoded by the exons ATGTCTTCATTTAAGGCCTATGGTAAAGTCGATGAATCCGAGCATGTCCTATTCGAAGTTCGAAGGAAATCTCGAAAGCGGATAACAATCATAAGTTTGTCAACAATTCTCCTTGTCGGTATTGTATTTGCAGCGGTTTTTGGAACCATTGCTCACAACAATGCTCATAATGACGGCAACAATGACGACAACAATGATCAATCTCTTTCGAGTTCCGTGAAGGCTATTTGTGATGTTACATTGTACAAGGATTCATGTGAAAGCAGCCTTAGTCCTCTTGTTCATTCGGGTCAAATTCGACCCGAGGAGTTGTTCAAGTTGTCAATTCAAGTTGCATTAAATGCGGTTTCGGAAGGTGTTCAATATTTCTCTGAGCATGGAACTTTTGATGAGTTGAATTTGAATGTTGATAATAGAACAAAGGAAGCATTGATGAATTGTAAGGATCTTTTGGACCTTGCTATTGATCATTTGAATAACTCTTTGTCTTATGGGGGGAAGTCTTCtttgcttgatgttttggaggACCTTGAAACTTGGTTAAGTGCTTCAG GTACTTACCAACAAACATGCATTGATGGTTTAGAAGAGGCAGAAGAATTATTAAAGTCCAGCATTACAACCAATCTCAAAAACTCTACAGAATTAACAAGCAATAGTCTTGCAATCATCACATGGCTTAACAAGGCTGCAAATTCAGTAAACTTTCGACGCTTACTAAGTTTGTCTCATCAAAATGAAGAACAACCAAATTGGCTTCATCATAAAGACAGAAAATTACTTCAAAAAGACACTGATTTAAAGAAGAAAGCCGACATTGTTGTAGCGAAAGACGGGAGTGGAAAATACAAAACAATTTCAGCTGCATTGAAACATGTCCCTGATAAAAGTGACAAGAGGACTGTGATTTATGTGAAAAAAGGAACTTATTATGAAAATGTTAGGGTGGAAAAGACTAAATGGAATGTCATGATTATTGGTGATGGTATGAATGTTACTAGTGTTTCTGGAAGTTTAAATTTTGTGGATGGCACACCAACCTTTTCAACAGCAACATTTG CTGTATTTGGGAAGAATTTCATTGCTAGGGACATAGGCTTTAAGAACACAGCTGGTCCACAAAAGCACCAAGCAGTAGCACTAATGACAAGTGCAGATCAAGCAGTTTACTACAAATGTTCCATAGATGCATATCAAGACACACTCTACGCTCACTCGAATCGTCAATTCTACCGCGAATGCAACATCTATGGAACAGTCGATTTCATTTTTGGCAACTCAGCAACCGTCATACAAAACTGCAATATTTTACCAAAACAACCTATGCAAGGACAACAGAACACAATAACAGCACAAGGCAAAACTGATCCTAACATGAACACAGGAATTTCAATTCAAAATTGCAATGTTTCGCCATTCGGAAACTTAAGTTCTGTTAAAACATATTTAGGAAGACCTTGGAAGAATTACTCGACAACGGTGTTTATGCAATCTACATTGGGAGATTTTATTAGTCCAAATGGTTGGTTACCTTGGGTTGGAGATTCTGCACCAGATACTATATTCTATGCTGAATTTCAAAATGTTGGAAAAGGTTCTTCAACAAAGAATAGGGTGAAGTGGAAAGGTTTGAAAAATATTACAAGTAAAGAAGCTAAGAAATTTACAGTTAAGGCTTTTCTTTCTGGTGATAGATGGATTCCTACTTCTGGTGCTACATTTAAATCATCTCTTTAA
- the LOC123894524 gene encoding uncharacterized protein LOC123894524, which produces MLPVKKRFRWNLSFSNDDNLKELEKKTISWNHSSSTSKESIRHVSNMIMAGGENLWGAKKRRTLVSKMEAKDCNDDSNSTDRLTRGDSIMDGSKVDEGLKRNSLDCNAVSKDCILPSEDANVSVEYTSTTHGETSPKRVENDKGENYTPKRKNTAMDTATLVDDDYLIERSRYNVVETSTSTSSKRIRWSSSVDQPTSKSTDEKSCARNMEDSGRSQQKSLHLSLKSDIAKLCEILLLPDNVKSMVGKILEYIINNRICAEPVTMLQAFQLSLCSIAASLLKQKLDIEASLILAKKHLNFDCKKYAVDQINEMLWHLREKFLLLKENSNVIGSPEAFESSNRVHSNTLIMPYVESTETYVSRIINESQKRKNQWRKLLDMQLENEYNLKKDFETKEIDFGKRYKIELAAYQKYYVMTKAKLEDYKAEYYKRLAELKRHHDERLKDFKTKKLEARQKFRESWTLDEVLETSGELSREEAVRLPNIVKSTDNLQEKATTLNSSSTDQKSNAGFDRVVSSRPCISISSSDEESDCQIIDNVVVNKSTTSDHEEVVHKSMTENTTLSPVTSVSRPLNLIEPQEKVNLKPLSSVELPPSRVIILSSNQSNHVPMVMEPIEKMQQLPSSSRFLSSNQDFSSQDALSSKICVASTGFQNQASKKPASNLEVGSRTHQLVPPISNMVIESHVSSVVRAQSSNTRNSCTQRLINNHPIQTAVQSASRNVPPLCNDPFRNQLETIRNHVEQNAKIREQMELHMKYKFEKGKNKIQAKFQEERQKTAYLKMMLVDAKPNLEIPGASQMLHLQDAGFNTMVHNLPIQQNATRPSLDTSSSSRERAAATSQNSYASASSHNMVLSPALHTSYNTSEVFRDFSARLPISSASRNLHTGGEASHLPPYGSSTFLPASYVSGILHGMPSHHATQSRINSIASASRNHQAGGGVPYGLTSCSAAPSTSPASSFSSSLSQWLAKPISLPTAISKVGTHRGHGKENVGLSPDTHTLSFKDMHMNPNRK; this is translated from the exons ATGCTTCCAGTAAAAAAGAGATTTAGGTGGAACCTTTCATTTTCTAATGATGATAATCTCAAGGAATTGGAAAAAAAGACAATTAGTTGGAATCATTCATCTTCTACTTCTAAGGAGAGTATCCGACACGTCTCGAATATGATTATGGCTGGTGGAGAAAACCTATGGGGTGCTAAAAAAAGGAGAACCCTCGTTTCTAAAATGGAGGCTAAAG ATTGCAACGACGACTCAAATAGTACGGATAGGTTGACCCGAGGAGATAGCATCATGGATGGAAGCAAGGTTGATGAGGGCCTTAAAAGGAATAGTTTAGATTGTAATGCAGTTTCCAAAGATTGTATTCTGCCATCTGAAGATGCCAATGTGAGCGTGGAGTATACTTCCACTACTCACGGCGAGACATCACCAAAACGTGTTGAGAATGACAAGGGTGAAAATTACACacctaaaagaaaaaacacagcAATGGATACTGCTACATTGGTTGATGATGACTACTTGATAGAAAGGTCTCGCTACAATGTTGTCGAAACCAGTACGTCTACGTCTTCCAAAAGAataag GTGGAGCAGTAGTGTTGATCAACCTACTTCAAAATCGACTGATGAAAAGTCATGTGCCAGAAATATGGAAG ACTCGGGTAGATCTCAACAGAAGAGCTTACATCTTTCACTGAAGTCAGATATAGCTAAACTTTGTGAAATTCTTCTTCTCCCG GATAATGTCAAGAGTATGGTCGGAAAGATTCTTGAATATATCATTAACAATCGGATCTGTGCAGAACCAGTAACAATGTTACAGGCTTTTCAATTATCTCTG TGTTCGATTGCTGCTTCTTTGTTAAAGCAGAAACTTGACATTGAAGCTTCCCTCATTCTTGCAAAGAAGCACTTAAATTTTGACTGTAAGAAATATGCAGTTGATCAAATTAATGAAATGTTGTGGCATCTAAGGGAAAAGTTTTTATTACTCAAAGAAAACTCTAATGTCATTGGCTCTCCAGAGGCTTTTGAATCATCAAATAGGGTTCACTCGAACACATTAATAATGCCATATGTTGAATCAACCGAAACGTATGTTTCAAGAATTATTAATGAAAGTCAGAAGCGCAAAAACCAATGGAGAAAGCTACTTGATATGCAACTGGAAAATGAATATAATTTGAAAAAAGATTTTGAGACCAAAGAGATTGATTTTGGAAAAAGGTACAAAATAGAGTTGGCAGCTTATCAAAAATATTATGTGATGACAAAAGCGAAGCTCGAGGATTACAAAGCGGAATATTATAAAAGACTTGCAGAATTGAAGAGACATCATGATGAACGTCTCAAGGATTTCAAGACCAAGAAGTTAGAAGCAAGGCAGAAATTCCGAGAGTCGTGGACACTAGATGAAGTGTTAGAAACTTCCGGTGAATTGAGTAGGGAGGAAGCCGTGAGGTTGCCCAACATAGTCAAAAGTACTGATAATCTTCAAGAGAAGGCAACAACTCTGAATTCTTCGTCAACAGATCAAAAATCTAATGCAGGTTTCGATAGGGTTGTATCATCAAGACCTTGTATCTCTATCTCTTCTAGCGATGAAGAGTCCGATTGTCAAATAATAGACAATGTGGTAGTGAATAAGAGTACTACATCAGACCATGAGGAAGTAGTACATAAATCCATGACAGAAAACACTACTTTGTCCCCGGTGACTTCAGTATCTAGACCACTTAATCTCATTGAACCTCAAGAAAAAGTGAACTTGAAGCCATTATCATCTGTAGAGTTACCTCCTAGTCGTGTTATTATTTTATCTTCTAATCAATCCAATCATGTTCCAATGGTCATGGAGCCTATAGAGAAGATGCAGCAGTTACCTTCTTCTTCAAGGTTCCTTTCTTCCAACCAGGATTTCTCTAGTCAAGATGCTCTCTCCAGCAAGATTTGTGTGGCATCAACTGGGTTTCAAAATCAAGCCTCTAAGAAACCTGCCTCAAATTTGGAAGTAGGTTCACGTACGCATCAATTAGTGCCTCCAATCTCGAACATGGTCATTGAATCCCATGTGTCTAGTGTAGTCAGAGCTCAGTCCTCAAACACAAGAAATTCGTGCACTCAAAGACTTATCAATAATCATCCTATTCAAACTGCTGTACAATCAGCTTCGAGGAATGTTCCACCTTTGTGCAATGATCCATTTCGTAATCAATTGGAAACAATAAGGAATCATGTTGAGCAAAATGCGAAAATCCGTGAACAAATG GAATTACatatgaaatataaatttgagAAGGGCAAGAACAAGATTCAGGCTAAATTTCAGGAAGAGCGTCAGAAAACAGCTTACTTAAAAATGATGTTGGTCGATGCCAAGCCTAATCTCGAGATTCCTGGTGCATCGCAAATGCTGCACCTGCAAG ATGCAGGTTTTAACACAATGGTACATAATCTTCCAATACAGCAAAATGCTACTCGTCCCTCTCTTGATACTAGTTCATCTTCCCGTGAACGTGCTGCAGCCACTTCGCAGAATTCATATGCTTCAGCTAGCTCTCATAATATGGTACTATCACCAGCTTTACATACCTCTTACAATACATCGGAAGTTTTCAGGGATTTTTCTGCAAGACTACCCATTTCTTCAGCCTCAAGAAATCTTCACACTGGTGGGGAGGCATCGCATCTCCCACCTTATGGCTCCTCCACATTTCTACCGGCTTCATATGTCAGTGGAATTCTGCATGGTATGCCAAGTCACCATGCAACACAATCTCGTATCAACTCCATTGCTTCAGCCTCAAGAAATCATCAAGCTGGCGGTGGAGTTCCATATGGTCTGACAAGTTGCTCTGCAGCACCAAGTACTTCTCCTGCAAGTTCTTTCTCATCATCATTATCTCAGTGGCTTGCCAAACCAATTTCGCTGCCAACGGCTATCTCTAAGGTTGGTACTCATAGGGGGCATGGGAAAGAGAACGTAGGGTTGTCCCCCGATACTCATACTCTATCTTTCAAGGATATGCACATGAATCCTAATAGGAAATAG